From a single Anaerolineales bacterium genomic region:
- a CDS encoding OsmC family protein has protein sequence MEMLIDFPGGLKVDAHFRGHTIGTDQPPADSAPMPFELFLASIGTCAGIYVLGFCKQRDLPTDGIRIIQRNHANPATGMMDNIELEIQVPPTFPEQYHAALIRSAELCKVKKTLEHPPTFDVKTVVTEAA, from the coding sequence ATGGAGATGCTAATTGACTTTCCGGGCGGACTGAAGGTGGACGCCCACTTCCGTGGACACACGATTGGAACCGACCAGCCGCCTGCGGATTCCGCGCCGATGCCGTTCGAGCTGTTTTTGGCTTCGATCGGGACCTGCGCGGGAATTTATGTGCTTGGCTTTTGCAAACAACGCGACCTGCCTACCGACGGCATCCGCATCATTCAACGCAACCACGCCAACCCCGCCACCGGGATGATGGATAATATCGAATTGGAAATCCAGGTTCCGCCCACGTTCCCGGAGCAGTATCATGCCGCGCTGATTCGCTCGGCGGAACTGTGCAAGGTGAAGAAAACACTGGAGCATCCACCCACATTCGATGTGAAGACAGTCGTAACCGAAGCGGCATGA
- a CDS encoding YkvA family protein yields MSKNKTDITVTQQEGGVVRNILNQLKLIFRLMGDRRVSFFAKLIPVGTLIYLVSPVDAISIPVIGVVDDAALLWLGSYIFTELCPPEVVAEHMKSLTSNLQSGNDDDVVDAETTDVNE; encoded by the coding sequence ATGTCAAAAAATAAAACCGATATCACCGTCACGCAGCAGGAAGGCGGCGTGGTGCGCAATATCCTTAACCAGTTGAAACTTATCTTCCGCCTGATGGGAGACCGCCGCGTCAGTTTCTTCGCAAAACTGATCCCCGTCGGAACGCTGATCTATCTCGTCTCCCCGGTGGATGCCATCTCCATTCCCGTCATCGGTGTGGTGGACGACGCCGCCCTGCTCTGGCTCGGCTCGTACATCTTCACCGAACTCTGCCCGCCCGAGGTCGTCGCCGAGCATATGAAATCGCTCACCAGCAACCTGCAATCCGGCAATGACGATGATGTGGTGGATGCGGAAACCACGGATGTGAACGAATAA
- a CDS encoding PQQ-dependent sugar dehydrogenase: MKPLWMVFLAFALLACGGANVDTAAPPTATPPSPPTAVPATQTESQPEPATSTSTQVPAVNEFPNPADYEWRLIASGLNYPLDIQPANDGSGRLFIVEKAGIIRIFQNDQIVNPPFLNITDRVNNSGFETGLLGLAFHPDYEQNGYFYVNYIGADGNTRVSRFSASGNSADPSSEKFLLGIEQPYQNHNGGGMSFGPDGYLYIGVGDGGSAGDPGKHGQDPKTLLATLVRIDVDNGDPYVIPADNPFGNEVWAFGLRNPWRFSFDRATGDLWIADVGQNRWEEINYLPAGSPGGANFGWSVMEGSQRFGGAQQPTMILPVAEYGREFGCSVTGGYVYRGALPEWNGVYFYGDYCSGNVWGLTLSNGQWQSQVLFEADVRITSFGQDESGEIYLVNDAGNMYVLVKK, translated from the coding sequence ATGAAACCGCTATGGATGGTTTTCCTCGCGTTCGCTCTTCTCGCTTGCGGAGGAGCAAACGTGGACACCGCCGCTCCCCCGACTGCAACGCCTCCTTCCCCGCCGACAGCTGTCCCAGCCACCCAAACCGAATCCCAGCCCGAACCTGCCACATCAACGTCCACGCAGGTTCCCGCTGTGAACGAATTTCCCAACCCGGCGGATTATGAATGGCGTCTTATCGCCAGCGGACTGAACTATCCGCTCGATATCCAGCCTGCCAATGACGGCTCGGGCAGGTTGTTCATTGTCGAAAAAGCCGGCATCATTCGCATTTTCCAGAACGATCAGATCGTCAACCCGCCGTTCCTGAACATCACCGACCGCGTGAACAACAGCGGCTTTGAGACGGGATTGCTCGGTCTGGCGTTTCACCCAGATTATGAACAGAACGGCTATTTCTACGTCAATTACATCGGCGCGGACGGGAACACCCGCGTTTCGCGTTTTAGCGCCAGCGGCAACTCTGCGGACCCGAGTAGTGAAAAATTCCTGCTGGGCATCGAACAGCCCTACCAGAATCACAACGGCGGCGGAATGTCATTTGGTCCGGATGGCTATCTCTACATTGGCGTAGGTGACGGCGGCTCTGCCGGCGACCCCGGAAAGCATGGACAGGATCCCAAGACCCTGCTTGCCACGCTTGTGCGCATTGACGTGGATAACGGCGACCCGTATGTCATACCGGCGGACAATCCCTTTGGCAATGAGGTCTGGGCGTTCGGGCTTCGCAATCCCTGGCGCTTTTCCTTTGACCGTGCAACCGGAGACCTATGGATCGCCGACGTTGGGCAGAACCGCTGGGAGGAGATCAACTATCTGCCAGCCGGCTCACCCGGCGGAGCGAACTTCGGCTGGAGTGTTATGGAGGGCAGCCAGAGATTCGGCGGAGCACAACAGCCCACCATGATCCTGCCAGTGGCGGAATACGGACGGGAATTCGGCTGTTCGGTTACAGGTGGATACGTCTATCGCGGCGCGTTGCCGGAGTGGAACGGAGTATATTTCTACGGCGATTATTGCTCGGGAAATGTCTGGGGTTTGACCCTCTCGAATGGTCAGTGGCAGTCTCAGGTCCTGTTCGAGGCGGATGTCCGTATCACATCTTTTGGACAGGATGAATCGGGAGAGATCTATCTCGTCAATGACGCGGGTAATATGTATGTCCTTGTCAAAAAATAA
- a CDS encoding ATP-binding cassette domain-containing protein, giving the protein MSNGFALQIKDLRVRRGGRLVLEANELNVKKGEVLAVVGPNGAGKSTLLLTFARLLKPEHGEIWFNGKQAAAESALHYRRRIGLVMQDPLLFDMSVHENVASGLKFRGVAKREIGPRVEKWLEQLGISHLAGRRANELSGGEGQRVSLARALVLDPELLLLDEPFSALDSPTRTRLIDDLGRILPENGVTTIFITHDLAEARKLGNRLAILLNGKLMQTGTPDQLASQTLDPSVADFLGI; this is encoded by the coding sequence ATGTCAAACGGTTTCGCGCTTCAGATCAAAGATTTACGGGTCCGGCGGGGGGGACGGTTGGTACTGGAAGCAAATGAACTAAACGTCAAAAAGGGCGAGGTACTGGCAGTGGTCGGACCGAACGGAGCGGGGAAAAGCACCCTGCTGCTCACTTTTGCCCGTTTGCTTAAACCTGAACACGGTGAGATCTGGTTCAATGGCAAACAGGCGGCGGCTGAGTCTGCGCTCCACTATCGGCGCCGCATTGGACTGGTCATGCAGGATCCGCTTCTATTTGACATGTCCGTGCATGAGAATGTCGCATCCGGTTTGAAATTCCGCGGAGTTGCCAAACGGGAGATCGGACCGCGCGTCGAGAAATGGCTGGAGCAGTTGGGGATCTCACATCTGGCTGGACGCCGCGCAAACGAACTTTCGGGCGGCGAGGGACAGCGCGTCAGCCTCGCGCGCGCGCTCGTACTGGACCCGGAACTGCTCCTGCTCGACGAGCCTTTTTCCGCGCTCGATTCCCCCACCCGCACGCGCCTAATCGATGACTTGGGGCGTATTCTCCCCGAAAACGGGGTGACAACGATCTTCATCACCCACGATCTGGCAGAAGCACGGAAATTAGGCAACCGCCTGGCGATTTTGCTGAATGGCAAGCTCATGCAAACCGGCACGCCGGACCAACTCGCCAGCCAGACGCTCGACCCCAGCGTGGCGGATTTTCTGGGAATTTAA
- a CDS encoding ABC transporter permease: protein MDTSFISEIFQITTLSLQISGIATGISLLMGLPLGTLLALGKFPGRSLLLSLINTGMGLPPVVVGLFVAMMLWRSGPFGDLRLIYTPSAIIIAQVIIAFPVVAGLTASSLQALDPRLQLQLRGLGASTPQMVWMLWREARMPLLAALMAGFGAVISEVGASMMVGGNIRFQTRVLTTAIVLETGKGQFDMAIGLSVLLLSITFAVNWALTVIQQRSLRRGD, encoded by the coding sequence ATGGATACTTCATTCATCTCCGAAATCTTCCAAATCACCACCCTCTCCCTGCAGATCTCAGGCATTGCTACCGGCATCAGCCTGTTGATGGGCTTGCCGCTCGGCACGCTTCTCGCGCTGGGAAAATTCCCTGGGCGGTCTCTGCTCTTGAGCCTGATCAATACCGGCATGGGCTTGCCGCCGGTCGTCGTTGGTTTGTTCGTGGCGATGATGCTCTGGCGCTCCGGACCGTTCGGCGACTTGCGGCTCATCTATACCCCATCCGCCATCATCATCGCTCAAGTCATTATTGCCTTTCCGGTCGTGGCTGGGTTGACAGCCTCCTCCCTGCAAGCGCTCGATCCGCGCCTGCAACTGCAACTCCGCGGACTGGGCGCATCGACCCCGCAAATGGTCTGGATGTTGTGGCGTGAGGCGCGCATGCCCCTGCTGGCGGCATTGATGGCTGGATTCGGTGCGGTTATCTCGGAGGTCGGCGCGAGCATGATGGTCGGCGGCAATATCCGCTTTCAGACGCGTGTGCTGACCACCGCTATTGTGCTCGAAACCGGCAAAGGTCAGTTCGATATGGCAATTGGGTTGAGCGTGCTGTTGCTGAGCATCACCTTTGCCGTCAATTGGGCGCTGACAGTCATCCAGCAAAGGAGCCTTCGCCGTGGAGATTAA
- a CDS encoding substrate-binding domain-containing protein: protein MKNTKLNLFVTLMLALALVATACASPAPTEAPPPEAPAATEVPVVEVPPTEAPTEVLPPANPNIILATTTSTQDSGLLDVLVPMFQEETGYVVQTIAVGTGAALKMGEEGNADVLLAHAPAAEKVLVDAGVVKDRFLVMHNDFVIVGPASDPAGIRGMNVVDAYKAIAETQSPFVTRGDDSGTHKAELALWKNAELDPATFSPDFYISSGQGMGPTLTIASEREGYTFTDRGTYLSLMSGLDLEILVEGDAVLLNIYHVMTVDPAMWPKVNYEGALAFAEFIIREDVQKIIGEFGVDKFGMPLFFPDAGRDPSELGLDD, encoded by the coding sequence ATGAAAAACACAAAACTTAATCTGTTCGTTACGCTCATGCTTGCTCTCGCCTTGGTGGCGACGGCATGCGCCTCGCCCGCTCCCACGGAAGCTCCGCCTCCCGAAGCCCCGGCGGCTACCGAGGTGCCCGTTGTTGAAGTCCCGCCAACCGAGGCTCCAACGGAAGTTCTCCCGCCTGCCAACCCGAACATCATTCTGGCGACCACCACGTCCACCCAGGATTCGGGTCTGCTGGATGTGCTTGTGCCGATGTTCCAGGAAGAGACCGGTTACGTCGTGCAGACCATCGCGGTCGGCACCGGCGCGGCTCTCAAGATGGGTGAAGAAGGCAACGCGGATGTCCTGCTTGCTCATGCTCCCGCCGCTGAAAAGGTGCTGGTGGATGCCGGCGTCGTCAAAGACCGTTTTCTTGTCATGCACAATGACTTTGTCATCGTCGGTCCTGCTTCCGACCCGGCAGGCATAAGAGGCATGAACGTCGTGGATGCCTACAAAGCGATTGCTGAAACCCAGTCCCCCTTCGTTACCCGCGGCGATGATTCCGGCACGCACAAAGCCGAACTAGCCCTGTGGAAAAACGCCGAACTCGACCCCGCAACCTTCTCGCCCGATTTCTACATCTCCAGCGGACAGGGCATGGGTCCCACTCTGACGATCGCCTCCGAGCGCGAAGGCTACACCTTTACGGACCGCGGCACATACCTGTCGCTCATGAGCGGACTCGACCTTGAGATTCTGGTCGAAGGCGATGCCGTCCTGTTGAATATTTACCACGTCATGACCGTCGATCCCGCCATGTGGCCCAAAGTCAATTATGAGGGCGCGCTGGCGTTCGCGGAATTCATCATACGCGAGGACGTCCAAAAGATCATCGGAGAATTCGGCGTGGACAAGTTCGGTATGCCGCTCTTCTTCCCGGATGCGGGACGCGACCCGTCCGAACTCGGCTTGGACGATTAA
- a CDS encoding substrate-binding domain-containing protein, with translation MKTVSPLQSFDKIKLLADSRRMDILRLLMASPATLTHLARTLKRSPAWVRHHILALESADLIEISEVRRTGKVMEKFYRAKADALLLQEIVLPKGKKPSVIFSGSHDIALEGIAEHLSRHLNLLSLPVGSLDGLVNLRQGLCQISGSHLLDESGEYNIPFVKHLFPDRDVEIITLAYRTQGLILAAGNPKGIKKIADIAREDVRFVNRNAGSGTRIWLDAELRRQKLPVEKINGYGDQVKTHSEAARIIHENKADVSLGLQAAARRHGLEFIPLFEERYDLVLPQAEERELNPLLEYIQTSNFRQALAALTGYSTLHSGEQVY, from the coding sequence ATGAAAACCGTCTCTCCGCTCCAGTCGTTTGACAAGATCAAACTCCTTGCGGATTCCCGCCGCATGGACATCCTGCGCCTGCTGATGGCATCCCCCGCCACGCTTACGCATCTTGCGCGGACCTTGAAGCGGTCTCCCGCCTGGGTGCGGCACCACATCCTGGCATTGGAATCCGCGGACCTGATCGAGATCAGCGAAGTGCGCCGCACGGGCAAGGTGATGGAAAAGTTCTACCGCGCCAAAGCGGATGCGCTTCTCCTGCAGGAGATCGTCCTGCCGAAAGGAAAAAAGCCGTCTGTCATTTTTTCGGGCAGTCACGATATCGCATTGGAAGGCATTGCCGAACACCTTTCCAGGCATCTCAATCTTCTCAGCCTGCCTGTCGGCTCGCTGGATGGACTGGTCAACCTGCGGCAGGGCTTGTGCCAGATCTCAGGCTCGCACCTGCTGGATGAAAGCGGTGAATACAACATTCCCTTCGTGAAGCATCTCTTCCCCGACAGGGATGTGGAGATCATCACGCTTGCCTACCGCACACAGGGGTTGATCCTCGCGGCGGGAAATCCGAAAGGCATAAAAAAGATTGCGGATATTGCGCGCGAGGACGTCAGGTTCGTCAATCGTAATGCGGGCTCCGGCACGCGCATCTGGCTCGATGCCGAACTGCGGCGGCAAAAACTTCCGGTGGAGAAAATAAACGGGTACGGGGATCAGGTCAAAACACATAGCGAAGCGGCTCGCATCATCCACGAAAACAAAGCGGATGTATCGCTCGGTCTGCAAGCCGCCGCACGCCGGCACGGGCTGGAATTTATCCCGCTTTTCGAGGAACGCTACGATCTGGTTCTGCCGCAAGCGGAGGAGCGCGAGCTCAACCCATTGCTTGAGTACATCCAAACATCAAATTTCAGACAGGCGCTTGCCGCATTGACGGGGTACAGCACTCTCCATAGCGGCGAGCAGGTATATTGA
- a CDS encoding nuclear transport factor 2 family protein encodes MHEDVLYIQQVIAKFANSFDVKDWNGLQACLTDSLFTDYSDLRGTPPQTVSAADYVKSRRESLDQLKLHHLASNYEIDFPDSGGATCRASMIVWRKSETEEFTSHCFYIFQLVKQKGEWKISGITQKVLWNEGKSSIHSDAK; translated from the coding sequence ATGCACGAAGATGTTTTGTATATTCAGCAGGTGATCGCAAAATTTGCAAACAGTTTTGACGTGAAGGATTGGAATGGGCTGCAAGCCTGTCTCACAGATTCGCTCTTCACCGATTATTCTGACTTGCGCGGCACGCCGCCGCAAACTGTTTCCGCTGCGGACTATGTCAAATCCCGCCGTGAATCGCTCGACCAGTTGAAGCTGCATCATTTGGCCAGCAACTACGAAATCGACTTCCCCGATTCAGGCGGCGCAACCTGCCGCGCATCCATGATCGTGTGGCGCAAATCTGAGACGGAAGAATTTACTTCACACTGTTTCTATATCTTCCAACTTGTGAAACAGAAAGGCGAGTGGAAGATCAGCGGCATCACGCAAAAAGTTTTATGGAATGAAGGTAAATCATCCATTCATTCGGATGCGAAATAG
- a CDS encoding GNAT family N-acetyltransferase produces MENAVVISIASAEDAPAIAKLNLLFNEVDESAEAIAARMSDPNCVETVILANVDDEAVGFALVRVVPSVLYAAPHAELTELYVLEEFRQRGIASRLIAFAEQIASQKGARSILVQTGDDNLSALALYKKHGYEEYDSVLKKRL; encoded by the coding sequence ATGGAAAACGCAGTAGTGATTTCAATTGCATCTGCAGAAGACGCACCTGCCATCGCAAAGTTGAACCTGCTCTTTAACGAAGTGGATGAATCCGCCGAAGCCATTGCCGCCCGCATGAGTGACCCGAATTGCGTGGAGACGGTCATCCTCGCAAACGTTGATGATGAAGCCGTTGGCTTTGCGCTTGTGCGCGTGGTACCAAGTGTTTTGTACGCCGCTCCCCACGCCGAGTTGACCGAGTTGTACGTACTGGAGGAATTCCGTCAGCGCGGCATTGCCAGTCGACTCATTGCTTTCGCTGAACAAATCGCATCTCAAAAAGGTGCGCGCAGCATTCTCGTGCAGACGGGTGATGATAATCTGTCCGCGCTGGCACTTTATAAAAAGCATGGATATGAGGAGTATGATTCGGTGTTGAAGAAGAGACTTTAG
- a CDS encoding DNA-3-methyladenine glycosylase I — MIDYTAVFERIESSLIIEGSKYLSTEIIRENLNRFKQIEGKKFLDNEFYLTIVDVIFYSGFRASTVNSKIDTIHKHFPDYEVVADYSESDINNILADKDMIRNRRKVESCVKNAKIFRTIIQKHGSFQKYIDEFEVHQSFENLFILKEELENRFSGLGKITVYHFLTDIGLPVLKPDRVICRIFERLGLISSREQYLEAIIQGRKFAEATGYPIRYIDIVFVAYGQVQSREFGIERGICLETNPSCHLCGAKKFCNYYSQQSVKSTAEF; from the coding sequence ATGATAGATTACACAGCTGTTTTCGAAAGAATAGAGTCATCGCTGATTATAGAAGGTTCAAAATATCTCTCGACTGAGATAATTCGAGAAAATCTGAATCGGTTCAAGCAAATTGAAGGAAAAAAATTTTTGGACAATGAGTTTTATCTAACTATCGTAGATGTTATTTTTTACTCAGGCTTTCGCGCCTCTACGGTCAACTCCAAAATAGATACAATTCACAAACACTTTCCAGACTATGAGGTGGTTGCCGATTACAGCGAGAGCGATATCAACAACATCCTTGCTGACAAAGACATGATTCGAAACCGTAGAAAAGTTGAATCTTGTGTTAAAAACGCTAAGATTTTCAGGACAATCATTCAAAAGCATGGGTCTTTTCAAAAATATATTGACGAGTTCGAAGTACACCAATCCTTTGAGAATCTTTTCATCCTGAAAGAAGAATTGGAGAATAGGTTTTCGGGCTTGGGGAAAATTACGGTCTATCATTTTCTTACAGATATCGGACTACCCGTCTTGAAACCTGACAGAGTAATTTGTCGAATCTTTGAGAGACTGGGTTTAATCTCTTCAAGAGAACAATATCTTGAGGCAATTATTCAAGGCAGAAAATTTGCAGAAGCAACTGGCTATCCAATTCGCTACATTGACATAGTCTTTGTGGCTTACGGACAAGTTCAGTCAAGAGAATTTGGCATTGAGCGTGGCATTTGTTTAGAAACAAATCCATCATGCCATTTGTGCGGAGCAAAAAAATTTTGTAACTACTATTCACAACAATCCGTGAAATCTACGGCTGAGTTTTAG